One Clupea harengus unplaced genomic scaffold, Ch_v2.0.2, whole genome shotgun sequence genomic window carries:
- the LOC122129523 gene encoding cystatin-B-like, whose translation MSICGGLTEVKDATPKIQTMCDECLTLTLCHSLSHTHTALPYNLSLLHLQVKAAVDEKVGKNYYSYTAKKYKSQIVAGTNYFIKVHVGGDDYIHIRVFDPLPVYGNKKELGGVQTNKTESDEIVYF comes from the exons ATGTCTATCTGTGGAGGTCTAACCGAGGTCAAGGATGCGACGCCGAAAATCCAAACTATGTGCGATGAG TGCCTAACTCTCACcttgtgtcactctctctctcacacacacactgccctgccaTATAATCTCTCTTTGCTACATCTGCAGGTGAAAGCCGCTGTTGATGAGAAAGTAGGAAAGAACTATTACAGCTACACTGCCAAGAAGTACAAGAGCCAAATAGTGGCAGGGACCAATTACTTCATCAAG GTTCATGTAGGAGGAGACGACTACATCCACATCCGTGTGTTTGACCCACTTCCCGTATATGGCAACAAGAAGGAGCTGGGCGGTGTCCAAACCAACAAAACTGAATCTGATGAGATTGTCtacttttaa
- the LOC122129528 gene encoding leukocyte elastase inhibitor-like, which yields MGVRVFVQERSARVGGSGDALREEGQLRGAATLWRPLAEVAAAAEGGDWEDVRHLLEHLSRRRHLVEVVTGHVSAAATAATATTSAAAHRLLLLGVKAAVDEKVGKNYYSYTAKKYKSQIVAGTNYFIKVHVGGDDYIHIRVFDPLPVYGNKKELGGVQTNKTESDEITLNLNKVEGDVHVGFNKLLAELNKDGAPYALSLANRLYGEKTYKFVEKFLDDTKTLYLAELEAVDFISNAEAARVKINKWVEKKTQEKIKDLLAKGDVDDETRLVLVNALYFKGDWEMKFYRGNTTEVQFKINKNESKPVQMMHQTATFPFTYVPDVDCQILELPYEGKDMSMLIMLPNNMEDNTTGLEKLEQMLTYDKLVEWTRPDMMHTVEVKVGLPRFKLEETYDLKEILVSMGMVDTFSPQKCDFSGMSCNNLVLSKVVHKSFVEVTEEGTEAGAATAVTATLTSMPLIQKMFMADHPFLFFIRHNPTQSILFYGRYSSP from the exons atgggcgtgcgtgtgtttgtgcaggagcGCTCCGCCCGGGTAGGTGGCAGTGGCGACGCCCTGCGGGAAGAAGGGCAACTGCGTGGTGCTGCTACCCTGTGGCGCCCCCTGGCTGAGgtagctgctgctgcagagggaggagatTGGGAAGATGTGCGGCATCTGCTGGAACACCTGTCTCGCCGGCGCCATCTGGTGGAAGTAGTAACTGGACACGTGTCCGCCGCCGCCACAGCTGCCACGGCAACCACAAGCGCCGCAGCCCATAGGCTGTTGCTGCTGGGG GTGAAAGCCGCTGTTGATGAGAAAGTAGGAAAGAACTATTACAGCTACACTGCCAAGAAGTACAAGAGCCAAATAGTGGCAGGGACCAATTACTTCATCAAG GTTCATGTAGGAGGAGACGACTACATCCACATCCGTGTGTTTGACCCACTTCCCGTATATGGCAACAAGAAGGAGCTGGGCGGTGTCCAAACCAACAAAACTGAATCTGATGAGATT ACCCTGAACCTTAACAAAGTTGAGGGTGATGTCCATGTTGGCTTCAACAAGCTCTTGGCTGAACTCAACAAAGACGGAGCCCCATATGCACTGAGTCTGGCCAATCGCCTCTATGGAGAGAAGACCTACAAGTTTGTTGAG AAATTCCTTGATGACACTAAGACACTCTACCTTGCCGAGTTGGAGGCTGTTGACTTCATCTCAAATGCAGAGGCGGCCCGAGTAAAAATCAACAAATGGGTGGAGAAAAAGACACAAG AGAAAATCAAGGATCTGTTGGCTAAAGGGGATGTGGATGATGAAACAAGACTTGTGCTGGTAAACGCCCTCTACTTCAAAGGCGACTGGGAGATGAAGTTCTACAGGGGCAATACCACTGAAGTACAATTTAAGATCAACAAG aATGAAAGTAAGCCTGTGCAAATGATGCATCAGACGGCTACATTCCCCTTTACCTACGTCCCCGATGTCGACTGCCAGATTCTGGAACTCCCCTATGAGGGTAAAGACATGAGCATGCTCATTATGCTCCCAAACAACATGGAGGACAACACCACTGGACTGGAGAAG CTGGAGCAGATGCTCACGTATGACAAACTTGTGGAGTGGACCAGGCCTGACATGATGCACACCGTGGAGGTCAAGGTGGGTCTCCCCAGGTTCAAGCTGGAAGAGACCTATGACCTCAAGGAGATCCTGGTCAGCATGGGCATGGTGGATACCTTTAGCCCCCAGAAGTGTGACTTCTCCGGCATGTCCTGCAACAATCTGGTTCTGTCCAAGGTCGTGCACAAGTCCTTTGTGGAAGTGACCGAGGAGGGCACTGAGGCAGGCGCAGCTACAGCTGTCACAGCTACACTTACCAGTATGCCTCTGATACAAAAAATGTTCATGGCGGACcaccccttcctcttcttcatccgaCACAACCCCACACAGAGCATCCTCTTCTATGGCCGCTACAGCTCCCCTTAA
- the LOC122129525 gene encoding zinc finger CCHC domain-containing protein 14-like, with protein MAAFRGFYPQVYPTTMGSMQGAGVAMAGVGGINKKNGNISCYNCGTTGHIAQDCKQPSIDATQQGGFRLQYVASHNSEALDNTEG; from the exons ATGGCGGCCTTCAGGGGCTTCTACCCGCAGGTGTACCCAACCACCATGGGCTCCATGCAGGGTGCCGGCGTGGCCATGGCGGGCGTGGGGGGCATCAACAAGAAGAATGGCAACATCTCCTGCTACAACTGCGGCACCACCGGGCACATTGCACAGGACTGCAAGCAGCCCTCCATTGACGCCACACAGCAAG gTGGTTTCCGGCTACAGTACGTCGCCTCTCACAATTCTGAAGCACTAGACAACACGGAAGGATGA
- the LOC122129524 gene encoding leukocyte elastase inhibitor-like: MTFSRKSTLNLNKVEGDVHVGFNKLLAELNKDGAPYALSLANRLYGEKTYKFVEKFLDDTKTLYLAELEAVDFISNAEAARVKINKWVEKKTQEKIKDLLAKGDVDDETRLVLVNALYFKGDWEMKFYRGNTTEVQFKINENESKPVQMMHQTATFPFTYVPDVDCQILELPYEGKDMSMLIMLPNNMEDNTTGLEKLEQMLTYDKLVEWTRPDMMHTVEVKVGLPRFKLEETYDLKEILVSMGMVDTFSPQKCDFSGMSCNNLVLSKVVHKSFVEVTEEGTEAGAATAVTATLTSMPLIQKMFMADHPFLFFIRHNPTQSILFYGRYSSP, encoded by the exons ATGACGTTTTCAAGGAAAAGT ACCCTGAACCTTAACAAAGTTGAGGGTGATGTCCATGTTGGCTTCAACAAGCTCTTGGCTGAACTCAACAAAGACGGAGCCCCATATGCACTGAGTCTGGCCAATCGCCTCTATGGAGAGAAGACCTACAAGTTTGTTGAG AAATTCCTTGATGACACTAAGACACTCTACCTTGCCGAGTTGGAGGCTGTTGACTTCATCTCAAATGCAGAGGCGGCCCGAGTAAAAATCAACAAATGGGTGGAGAAAAAGACACAAG AGAAAATCAAGGATCTGTTGGCTAAAGGGGATGTGGATGATGAAACAAGACTTGTGCTGGTAAACGCCCTCTACTTCAAAGGCGACTGGGAGATGAAGTTCTACAGGGGCAATACCACTGAAGTACAATTTAAGATCAACGAG aATGAAAGTAAGCCTGTGCAAATGATGCATCAGACGGCTACATTCCCCTTTACCTACGTCCCCGATGTCGACTGCCAGATTCTGGAACTCCCCTATGAGGGTAAAGACATGAGCATGCTCATTATGCTCCCAAACAACATGGAGGACAACACCACTGGACTGGAGAAG CTGGAGCAGATGCTCACGTATGACAAACTTGTGGAGTGGACCAGGCCTGACATGATGCACACCGTGGAGGTCAAGGTGGGTCTCCCCAGGTTCAAGCTGGAAGAGACCTATGACCTCAAGGAGATCCTGGTCAGCATGGGCATGGTGGATACCTTTAGCCCCCAGAAGTGTGACTTCTCCGGCATGTCCTGCAACAATCTGGTTCTGTCCAAGGTCGTGCACAAGTCCTTTGTGGAAGTGACCGAGGAGGGCACTGAGGCAGGCGCAGCTACAGCTGTCACAGCTACACTTACCAGTATGCCTCTGATACAAAAAATGTTCATGGCGGACcaccccttcctcttcttcatccgaCACAACCCCACACAGAGCATCCTCTTCTATGGCCGCTACAGCTCCCCTTAA
- the LOC122129529 gene encoding zinc finger CCHC domain-containing protein 14-like has translation MAAFRGFYPQVYPTTMGSMQGAGVAMAGVGGINKKNGNISCYNCGTTGHIAQDCKQPSIDATQQGGFRLQYVASRNSEALDNTEG, from the exons ATGGCGGCCTTCAGGGGCTTCTACCCGCAGGTGTACCCAACCACCATGGGCTCCATGCAGGGTGCCGGCGTGGCCATGGCGGGCGTGGGGGGCATCAACAAGAAGAATGGCAACATCTCCTGCTACAACTGCGGCACCACCGGGCACATTGCACAGGACTGCAAGCAGCCCTCCATTGACGCCACACAGCAAG gTGGTTTCCGGCTACAGTACGTCGCCTCTCGCAATTCTGAAGCACTAGACAACACGGAAGGATGA